In Aquimarina sp. TRL1, a single window of DNA contains:
- a CDS encoding sodium:solute symporter family protein — protein sequence MSVQIWTYVLVGLTFALYIGIAIWSRAGSTKEFYVAGGGVSPLANGMATAADWMSAASFISMAGIIAFAGYDGAVYLMGWTGGYVLLALLLAPYLRKFGKFTVPDFIGDRYYSKTARSVAVFCALLVSFTYVAGQMRGVGIVFSRFLEVDINTGVIIGMIIVLFYAVLGGMKGITYTQVAQYCVLIFAFMVPAIFISIQMTGNPIPQLGFGDTVSDGSGTYLLDKLDGLSTELGFSAYTEGSKSTLDVFAITLALMVGTAGLPHVIVRFFTVKRVRDARKSAGYALLLIAILYTTAPAVAVFSKTNLIESVHNKKYEALPTWFKNWEDTGLLGWTDKNGDGQVQYFSGHAVKGNKNKPVFDGKNRGTSGERVITNINPATKNELFVDRDIMVLANPEIANLPNWVIALVAAGGLAAALSTAAGLLLVISSSVSHDLIKKMIKPDISEKGELVAARLSAVAAVCVAGYFGINPPGFVAAVVALAFGLAAASFFPAIVLGIFYKRMNKEGAIAGMVIGILCMLLYMIKYKLGWFDDTLPPSSEWWFGISPEGFGAVAMVVNFVVSLVVCHLTTAPPEEVQEIVENIRIPSGAGEASHH from the coding sequence ATGAGTGTTCAAATATGGACGTATGTCCTCGTAGGGTTGACCTTTGCTTTATATATAGGAATTGCAATTTGGTCCAGAGCAGGATCTACAAAAGAGTTTTATGTAGCAGGAGGAGGGGTCTCTCCTTTGGCTAATGGAATGGCGACGGCAGCTGATTGGATGAGTGCAGCTTCCTTTATCTCAATGGCAGGAATCATTGCATTTGCAGGGTATGATGGAGCAGTATATCTCATGGGATGGACCGGAGGATATGTATTACTGGCATTATTATTAGCCCCTTATCTCAGAAAATTTGGAAAATTTACAGTGCCTGATTTTATAGGGGATAGATATTACTCAAAAACGGCTAGATCCGTTGCTGTATTTTGTGCCTTGTTAGTATCTTTTACCTATGTAGCAGGGCAAATGAGAGGAGTGGGAATTGTGTTTTCTAGATTCTTAGAAGTTGATATAAATACAGGAGTGATTATCGGGATGATTATCGTATTGTTTTATGCTGTATTAGGAGGGATGAAAGGAATAACATATACACAAGTAGCTCAATACTGTGTCTTGATTTTTGCTTTTATGGTTCCGGCAATATTTATTTCTATTCAAATGACCGGAAACCCGATTCCACAATTGGGGTTTGGAGATACCGTTTCTGATGGTTCTGGGACTTACTTATTGGATAAGTTAGATGGGTTGAGTACAGAACTTGGATTCTCTGCATATACAGAAGGTTCTAAATCAACTTTAGATGTATTTGCAATTACCTTGGCCTTGATGGTTGGAACAGCAGGATTACCGCATGTAATTGTTCGTTTTTTTACGGTAAAAAGAGTTAGAGATGCCAGGAAATCTGCTGGGTATGCGTTGTTGCTAATTGCTATTTTGTATACGACTGCACCAGCTGTAGCAGTATTTTCTAAAACTAATTTGATAGAATCAGTTCATAACAAAAAATACGAAGCACTTCCTACCTGGTTTAAAAACTGGGAAGATACAGGATTGTTGGGCTGGACAGATAAAAATGGAGATGGGCAAGTACAATACTTTAGCGGACATGCAGTAAAAGGAAACAAAAACAAACCTGTTTTTGACGGGAAAAACAGGGGGACTTCAGGAGAACGAGTAATTACTAACATAAATCCGGCTACTAAAAATGAGCTATTTGTCGATCGAGATATTATGGTATTAGCTAATCCGGAAATAGCAAATCTTCCTAATTGGGTAATTGCTTTGGTAGCCGCAGGAGGATTAGCTGCTGCATTGTCTACAGCAGCGGGATTGTTACTAGTGATTTCTTCTTCGGTTTCTCATGATTTAATAAAGAAAATGATTAAACCAGATATATCAGAAAAAGGAGAGCTGGTAGCAGCGCGTCTTTCTGCAGTTGCTGCAGTTTGTGTAGCAGGATATTTTGGAATTAATCCGCCGGGATTTGTAGCTGCTGTGGTTGCTCTAGCCTTTGGTCTGGCAGCAGCTTCTTTTTTCCCGGCGATTGTATTAGGAATATTTTATAAGCGAATGAATAAAGAAGGAGCGATCGCAGGAATGGTGATTGGGATATTATGTATGCTTCTGTATATGATCAAATATAAACTAGGGTGGTTCGATGACACCTTGCCCCCGTCCAGTGAATGGTGGTTTGGAATTTCACCAGAAGGCTTTGGAGCTGTGGCTATGGTTGTCAATTTTGTTGTGTCATTAGTAGTGTGCCATCTGACGACAGCTCCTCCTGAAGAAGTACAGGAAATAGTCGAAAATATAAGAATTCCAAGTGGGGCAGGAGAAGCTTCTCATCATTAA
- a CDS encoding DUF4212 domain-containing protein: protein MSEEKKKAKAYWKENVKYLFLLLAIWFLVSYGAGILFKDALNEIRLGGFRLGFWFAQQGSIYVFVILIFVYVRLMNKLDKKYGYDKDLMADKTKK from the coding sequence ATGTCAGAAGAAAAGAAAAAAGCAAAAGCTTATTGGAAAGAGAATGTTAAATATCTTTTTCTATTGCTAGCGATATGGTTTCTGGTCTCATACGGAGCAGGAATTTTATTTAAGGATGCGTTAAACGAAATACGTCTGGGAGGTTTTAGGTTGGGATTTTGGTTTGCTCAGCAAGGATCTATCTATGTATTCGTAATCTTGATTTTTGTTTATGTACGATTGATGAACAAATTAGACAAAAAGTACGGGTACGATAAAGATTTAATGGCTGATAAAACGAAAAAATAA